GCATTTCTGACTGGTTATCATATAAAAGACTTCACGGTACAGGCCATGATGTGCTGAGAAAGAAGAAGTCAGGAAACCCTCTGCAAGTCAGGATCCAGGAGAAGAATTCGTAAAAACTGCTTTGATAAAGTAAACACCAAAGCACACAGGAGGCAGTATTttactaaacaaatattatactAAGATATTAACAGTTTTTGAAGTAATGtgctttcttattttatagagacGCAGATAGATCTTTGAGGACACTTGATGAACAGTTACACTCATTTGCGGTAAGTGGCACTTTTATTGAGGTTGTATTTTCATCGTACACTCGTATCTGTTTCATGCTGAAGTCAAAgccatctttttttaaatcttccccATTTCATGTTGCATTTAGTCATCTTAAGTGTTGTGAAAAGAATGTGCTGGAGTGAGAACTGATTTGCAGCTCTGTTTAGTTAGTGAGCTAGTATGAGTAAATATACtatccaaacaacagaaaatgtatctttcttttttttttttttttgatggactctctttctgtagcccaggctggagtgcaattgtgcgatcttggctcactgcaggctctgcctcccaggtccctgttcaagcaattctcctgcctcagcctcctgagtaactggaattacaggcatgtgccaccatgcccagctatttttttttctttttttttttttttgtaaagacagggtttcaccatgttggccagggtggtcttgaacccctgacctcgtgatccacccaccttggcctcccaaagtgctgtgattacaggtgtgagccaccatgcctggcccagaaaatgtatctttttaaaaggtaattgtGAGCTGTCTATAGGACCCTGCAAGCCACTACCCAATTTTTGAAGCCATTCCTCCTGTTCCACACAGGTTTCCACCGTGCACATTaccaagaaaagaaatggaggtgGGAGTTTAAATAACTATTCCTCCTCCATTCCATCGACTCCCAGCACCAGCCAGGAGGACCTTCAGTTCAGTGTTCCTCCCACTGCCAACACACCCACGCCCGTTTGCAAGCAGTCCATGCGCTGGTCCAACCTGTTTACATCTGAGAAAGGGAGTGACCCAGACAAAGAGAGGAAAGCCCCGGAGAATCATGCTGACACCATCGGGAGCGGCAGAGCCATCCCCATTAAACAGGGCATGCTCTTAAAGCGAAGTGGGAAATGGCTGAAgacatggaaaaagaaatatgtcaCCCTGTGTTCCAATGGCATGCTCACCTATTATTCAAGCTTAGGTGATTATATGAAGAATATTCATAAAAAAGAGATTGACCTTCAGACATCTACCATCAAAGTCCCGGGAAAGTGGCCATCCCTAGCCACATCGGCCTGCGCACCCATCTCCAGCTCTAAAAGCAATGGCCTATCCCAGGACGTGGACACCGGGCTGGGTGACTCCATATGCTTCAGCCCCAGTATCTCCAGCACCACCAGCCCCAAGCTCAACCCGCCCCCTTCTCCTCAtgccaataaaaagaaacaccTAAAGAAGAAAAGCACCAACAACTTTATGATTGTGTCTGCCACTGGCCAAACGTGGCACTTTGAAGCCACGACGTATGAGGAGCGGGATGCCTGGGTCCAAGCCATCCAGAGCCAGATCCTGGCCAGCCTGCAGTCATGCGAGAGTAGTAAAAGCAAATCCCAGCTGACCAGCCAGAGCGAGGCCATGGCCCTGCAGTCGATCCAAAACATGCGTGGGAACTCCCACTGTGTGGACTGTGAGACCCAGAATCCTAAGTGGGCCAGTTTGAACTTGGGAGTCCTCATGTGTATTGAATGCTCAGGAATCCACCGCAGTCTGGGCACCCGCCTTTCCCGTGTGCGATCTCTGGACTTGGATGACTGGCCAGTTGAGCTCAGGAAGGTTATGTTATCTATTGGCAATGACCTAGCCAACAGCATCTGGGAAGGGAGCAGCCAGGGGCAGACAAAACCCTCAGTAAAGTCCACGAGGGAAGAGAAGGAACGGTGGATCCATTCCAAATATGAGGAGAAGCTCTTTCTGGCCCCACTACCCTGCACTGAGCTGTCCCTGGGCCAGCGCCTGCTGCGGGCCACCGCTGATGAGGACCTGCGGACAGCCATCCTGCTGCTGGCACATGGCTCCCGTGAGGAGGTGAACGAGACCTGTGGGGAGGGAGACGGCTGCACGGCGCTCCATCTGGCCTGCCGCAAGGGGAATGTGGTCCTGGTGCAGCTCCTGATCTGGTACGGGGTGGACGTCATGGCCCGAGATGCCCACGGGAACACAGCGCTGACCTACGCCCGgcaggcctccagccaggagtgCATTAACGTGCTTCTGCAGTACAGCTGCCCCGACGAGTGCGTGTAGTATCTGTTTTATTTGACTGCAGTCTTCTTGGTGCaaaaacaaaatgggaaaaataaggaTAACTCAGAATTTCAAAAGGAAATCACAAATTCAGCTAATAATAGCATTTTCAGTACTTTTCATAAACTAAGTAAATACACAAAATGTTGATTTTTCTGACCATAAGACATATTTTGTGTCCTTTTGCCGAGGTGGATGTGTTAGTCTCAGGCCCTCCTGGCCACATTGCCCAAGTCACACAGGCTTCTGTATTATGTATTTAGATAAAATgtgtgaaaatatatttgaaataaagttcataaatatgcattgatttttgtacacatggcacctctttttcatttttatttttattttttttttggacgatgttttgctctgtcaccccagctggagtgcagtggcgtgatatctgctcactgcaagctctgcttcccggattcacaccattttcctgcctcagcctctcaggtagctgggactacaggtgcctgccaccacacctggctaattttttgtatttttagtagagacgtggtttcaccgtgttagccatgatggtctcgaactcctgacctcgtgatctgcctgcctcggcctcccaaagtgttgggattacaagcgtgagccaccgtgcccggcccatggcACCtctcttaatttataaattgaactGGATGTGAAGTAATAATGTCAGCTAGTTGAGATAAGAGGGTTACagatcggctgggcgcagtggctcacacctgtaatcctagccgtttgggaggcctaggtggactgatcaccaggtcaggagatcgagaccatcctggctaacatcatgaaaccccatctctactaaaaaatgcaaaaaattagctgggcatggccaggcgtggtggctcaaacctgtaatcccagcactttgggaggccgaggcaggcggatcacaaggtcaggagatcaagaccatcctggctaacatggtgaaaccccatctctgctaaaaatacaaaaaaaaaaaaaaagccaggtgtggtggcgggcacctgtagtcccagctactcgggaggctgaggcaggagaatggcgtgaacccaggaggtggagcttgcaatgagctgagatcgcaccactgcactccagcctgggcgaccaagcgagactccatctcaaaaaaaaaaattagctgggcatggtggcaggcacctgtagtcccagctacttgggaggctgaggcaggagaatggcatgaactcaggaggcaaagcttgcagtgagcagagattgtgccactgcactccagcctgggcaacagagtgagactcggtctcaaaaagaagaaaagagggttaCAGATCACTGCACATGGAAAATATTCCCAGCAGTAAACACTTCCATTAAGGTGATCTACAGCTTTTAAAAAGGAGCATCTCAGAATAAGATGGTGGTACAATTTGCTTactgagaaaggaaaaaacacatgagtatattacaaagggaaaagaaggaaTGTGATTTCTCATGATTGAAAGCTTGATTTAGATTGCATACAGCTTTTGCTACCCAAGACCAAGCGGCTCTGGCAAGACAGGGTGGTTTTCCGAATGCCAGACCGAGGTGCCTTATGAAGGCAGCTGCTGATGGTTCCAGATGTAGAGAGATAGGTGATGCAGGAGGGAAAGCTGGATTGGAAAAGGGAGAGTTTTGTAGACGGGCTACGCTTATTGTGCCTTAGAAAGAGCAGAGCCGGTAGCCTCTAGTCATCATTTCGATATACAGGACTAGAGCATGAATCTGATGTAGAGCTACGGAATGAAGAGCAACAGCAGCTGTTTAAATACCGAGAAAGTTTGTAGAATGAAATTGGACAAGCCAAGCATGGTGTTTTcatgcctttagtcctagctacttcggaggctgaggtgggggaattacttgagctcagtagtttgagtccagcctgggccagatggtgagaccctgtatcttaagaaaagaaaaaataagaccaGGTAcagtatctcatgcctgtaatcccagcactttgggaggccaagttgagaGGACTGCTCGAgtgtaggagttcaagaccagactgggcaataaagtgagacccatttctaccaaaaaaaaaaatcaagaaattagctggacatggtggcacatgcctgtggccccagttaCATGgcatggcaggctgaggcaggaagatcacttgagcccaggaggtggaggctgcagtgacccatattcatgccactgcactccagcctgggcaacagagtgagaccctctctcaaaaacagATAAAGTGGACAGAAAATAGGTCGGTAAGGACTAATCATTTAAGGGACAAGCCCCCAGAAGAGTGGCTACTAGAGTGGGAGGAGGAAAAGCAGAAGGAGAAAGAGCTGAAGGTAGGCGAGGCTGTGGTCCCAGTGCTGAATTCTGCCAAGCAGTGACTTGATTCATGAACACTCACTGGATGCTGACTCTGTTGCTCTTCTGAGTGCTGGGGtagaggagaggagagatggaGCACAGTTCTTGCTTTTATGAGCTTATGTTCTAGGAAGTTCAAACAAGTATTTTTTCAGGTAGTATGAAATagcaggaagaggaagcaggctaAAGGGACACAGAGTGATTGGGGGCTATTTTAAGTGGAATGATAAGGAAGAGCCTGTCTAGAGAGCTATTTGAACAGTGACCTGACTGAAGGGACAACAGAAAgcagtgctgacattacaggtagCAGGATGACTGCCAAGACAGAAACGCATTTCATATGTGTTTGAGGAACAAACAGCAAGGTGACCAGCATGGGGAGAGTGAAGAATGAGGGAAAACTTGAATGAGAATAAAGCAATTCCCATCTTGGGTGCTAATCTGCCATATTCTGATTAATCCCAGTTCCAAGAATTCATCTAcgatttctattttatctttttaaaaaaattattttttattttttattttttgagactgagtctcactctgtctcccaggttggactgcagtggcacaatctcagctcactgcaaacttcacctcctgggttcaagcgattctcctgcctcagcttcccgagtaactgggatcacaggcgcctgccaccacgcctggctaatttttgtatttttagtagagatgaggttttaccatgttggccaggctggtctggaactcctgacctcaggtgatccgcccaccttggcctcccaaagagctgggattacaggcgtgagccaccgtgtctggccataCACATCCCTACTGAAGCCCGCATTACCCTTTCCCTATGCTATATAAGCCCTGGGTCGGGGAGGTGGGGGTAATGGCACAGGGATCCACCATCTTATCTTGGTGCCATCCCTGACTTGGCTTCTGTTCATAAACgcctattaaatgtttctttctgagaaactggatttgtcagcctctttctttggtaTCTCAGGTTCCTTGGCCTTTGCGGGTAGGTTTATATAGACCTGCTCAGCACAGAacaggcagtttctcaaaaaattaaaaatagaattaccaaatgatccagcaatatcacttctgggtatatagccaaaataattgaaagcaaggTCTCATAGAAATATTTGTACACTGATATTTATAGCAGTGGTATTCACACTCGTCAAAAGATGGATGCAGCCTAATTGTCCATAGGCAGATGAAttgataaaatgtggtatatacatacaataaaatattcttcagccttaaaaaggaaggaaattctaacacatgctacaacgtggatgaacatTGAGgaccttatgctaagtgaaataagccagttagagaaagacaaatactgtgttcTTTCACTTATGTGAAGCGTCCAGACTGAGTAAGCAAACTAATTAGAAACAGTAAGTAGAACAGGGGTTGCCAGGGACATGGGGAAGGGAGAAAATGGGAAGTTGCTTAGTGGATATAGAGTTTTGATTTTGTCAGATGAAAAAGTTCCGGAGATTGGTTGCATGGCAATGTGAATATACTCTACATTACCCAACCCAAGGGCTCTCCTTGACCCCTGTTCCAACTGCCACTTAGAAGTGGTTAAggtagtaaattttatgtatattttaccacaattcaaaacagaattaattattttttattataattttttgagatccctcactctgctgcccaggctggagtgcaatggcactgtctcggctcaatgcaacccctgccttctgggttcaagcgattctcctgcctcaggctcccaagtagctggaacttacaggcacatgccaccatgcccaactaatttttgtatgtttagtagagacggggtttcaccatgttcaccaggctggtcttgaactcctgacttcaggtgatccacctgccttggcctcccaaagtgctgggattacaggtgtgagccaccatgcccggttgtcaaaataggtgttttttttgtttgtttgtttttcagatggaggTTTGCTTttgttggccaagctggagtgcaatggcaggatctcgcctcacagcaacctccacctcccgtgttcaagcaattctactgcctcagcctcccgagtagctgggattacaggcatgcaccaccatgcccagctaattttgtattttattttagtatagatggggtttctccatgttggtcaggctggtctccacttcctgacctcaggtgatccacccaccttggcctcccaaagtgctgggattacaggtgtgagccattgcgcctggccttttttttttttttttttttttttgtgatggaccttcactcttgttacccaggctggagtgcaatggcacgatctcagctcactgcagcctctcctcccgggttcaagcgattctcttttctcagcctcctgagtagctggcattacaggcatgcaccaccatgcctggctaattttgtatttttagtaggtatggggtttctccatgttgatcaggctggttttgaactcctgacctcaggtgatccacctgcctcggcttcccaaactgttaggattacaggcgtcagccactgcgcctggcctgaaaaaaaattttaaagtttgagaaaatacaaaattttcatAGTCTCCATGTATTTCTCCTAAGATCTTTCCCCCTATGAGGGGGAAAGATAGtaactttacaatggagaaaCCCAGCAGAAACCTGAACCAAATGAACAAGTTCAACATCATCAGTAAGAAGCACTATCAATGCCATAACTCTGATGGAATGCACTGGGAAGGATTCCACATCATTTTTGTGCTGTAATTGCCAGAAGTGCGTAACTTCAGTCCAATCATGGAAatacatcagacaaacccaaatcgAGGAACATTTGACAAATAGTGATCAGTACTGGTTCAAAATGTCACAGTTATGAAAGATAAGGAAACACTGAGGAACTGTTATTGCAGTCCTAAAAAATGGCGAGAGACTAAGAAATAACTAAATGCAGCGTGATCCTGGGTGGAATttgggaacagaaaaaggacattagtggaaaaaGTGGTGAAACTCCAATAAGGTCTTTTGTTTAGCGAATATGTTCATTTTAAAttagttaaattatttaaatatatttaaacattatttaaatgtattaaattaataaaattggttattttgtgaaataattttaatatagttaaaTATGAGAATGTGGATTTCCTGGTTCTGATCACCGTACTGTGGCTATCTAAGAGGTGAATGttcagggaggctgggggaggaataaatggaaattatactATTGAGTTGGAAGAGAGAAACCTACCCCATCAGTCATGAAACCCTCACATTCACGGCAGTGTGTCAGAGGTTCCAGTATGAATGGCATTTCCCAGATGTCAGCGCAAGGTCCCTGTGGAGGGAGTGGGGCTCCCTGGGAATCTAGTGGAGAGCATTCGGGACTCCCTTCCTCAGGAGCCTGCCCTTCCTGCACAGAAGCATCAGCCTCACCTCTGTCCCACTGCCCCTCTGCCTCTCCGAACCCACTTGGCTTCAGGAAGTTTCTACTGCCAGCCTCCTTTCCTGGATACAGCCTCCAGGGACTCAGCCCTGCCTTCCCAAGTGTTCCCGCCTCTCTTGGGAAGAGGCGCTCTCAGATCCCGCATCCCTGGACTTCCCCGGGCACCACCTGCTCCTTCTTCACTTCTCCAGCTCTGCGTTCTCACTCTGAGGGTCCTCTCCTGCTGGGAGTGTGTGTTGCTGGCAACAGTGAAGATTCCCCCCTGGGTGGCCCCCCATGCCCTGTTCTTCTGCACTTCCCTGGCTTGCTGCGTTGGTTCTGCTGGTGTCACCTGCTTTTGGGTTTATGTGGCTTCCCAGCTTCCTAACTTCTCTGAAGTTGAGTTTGATGTGTGTGTTGATGATgggctttttcttcctcctcctcctcaccctcctcagTCTTCTTGTTGCTCCACATAGTTTCCAGAAGGAGAAAAGGGACACTGTAAAATTAAGCTGCTGcaggctgggcacactggctcatgcctgtaatcccagctctttgggaggccgaggcgggcgaatcacttgaggtcaggagctcgagaccagcctggccaacatggtgaaaccccatctctaccaaaaatacaaaaatcagcaaggcatggtggcatgtccctgtaatcccagctacttgggaggctgaggcaggaggatctcttgaacctgggaggcagaagttgcagtgagtcgagatcatgctactgcacttcagcctgggtaacaagagtgaaactccatctcaaaataataataataataataataataataataataataataataataatgccatgTTTCTATCAGACCCAGAAATCCCGCAGAGTGAGCTGgaattctctgtttctctgtttcccCTTCATACCCACTGGCTCCTCTCTGCCCGATCCTTCTTGGACTGCATCACCAGGGTGCCTCACTGTCTGGCCCTAGTGGAATTCAAACAGTAGAGGATGTCATaggaggtgggagagagaggagaggtggTTATTCAATCAGATTCTTCCTTGCTGGTTTGGCAGTGGCCACATCTTTCTACTGATGGCTGCAGCTCCTGATGATCCTCCTCTACAGCCACAGCTCTCTTTGGGATCTGTGGACACCTTTCCTGTCCCTCTAGACCCAGGGAGATAACAGCTCCCACTCTTGCTGGTCCAGGGCATTTCTCATCTCTCATTGGTTCCCTTAACTCTGTCCACACTTCTGTGAACAGCCCCTTTTCCTCAAGTACCCATTCGAATATGTCCTCTGGCTTCCACCAGGAGCCTGACTGATACCCACAGGTGGGTGAATGCTGGCGTGCTGCTGGGCCCCTCTTCCTCTGGTGACTGGCCAGCCAAGTCTCCAGGAGTCTCGTTAAGGTGGGCAGGCGGTGGGCACAGCACAAACTGTGAGCTCAAATCCACAGAACAAAAGTGGGAGAAGACACTGGCAGGATGGACCGCCACAAAACTCTTGGCATTCGTGACGCCTGTCCTTTAAATCACGCAAGGCATCATCATGCTTCAGACATGAGACAGCCTAAGTATTTaagtatttcaaataaacaaattgtTTTTCAGAATTGGTAATTGCTAAGTTGGCAAATTGCTATTGGAAACATTGGCTCTCCTTGACTCAATGATTCAGCCAGCTAGTCCCTTGCCAAACTTGTTTGTTGGGCAAATTCCACCTTGAGAATTTATCTGCTCCTGTCAAAACCAGATTCTCCCTGCCTGAGGGGAGGCTGGACTTGACCTTCTGACTCAGGATATGCTGACTTGGGTCCCTAGGTCCAAGGGCGGCCCTCTTGGGCCCATTGTGGGCTGGACCTCTTCCATGATGGGGTGGTGGAGGGCAGGCCCCACCTGATTCACCCTTGACCTCATCCAGGCAGGTGAAGTTCCCTGCAGGAGTCACCTGAGCCCAGCCCCTCAGATCAGGATCCATCATGGTAAGGAGGATTTTGGGCTGTCTCAGGTTCTTTGGCTAGAAAGGGGTCCCCCTCTTAGGGGTCTGCCCCAGAGGTGGGACACAGAGGGCCTGCTGGGGTCcatgggctgggctgggtggaCGGGGATCCTGTCACAGCAGCAGCTAGAAGGCCAAGTGGGAGGGCACAAGGGCCTAGGGCCCTTGTCTGGTCCTGGGCCTCCCCAGGCCTCTTGCCTTCTCCCCAGCAGGCGTTTGGGATCTGTGTCTGGATCCAGCCTTACCCAGGAAGTCTAGGGCCATGGTATGTTGTCATTAGAATCACAGTGCTCACGCCAAGGCATTGCATTAAAGCAGGGCAGGGTCTCATGGGCAGGGGACCAGTAGAGGGGGTGGAGGGAAGAGCAGTTGTCCCCAGAGGCTGTGGTGGgcctggctctgggctgggcaGTGGGCCAGTGTCCTGCTGTGTGGCTGAGCTCTGACCACAGGCTGTCTGGAGTTGGTGAGCTCCTGAGAGAGGGGACTGGTGCAGAGTACCCTAGGGTGGGAGCTCATGAGGAGGGAGTCCGTGGGGTCTGGAAGCCATTCTAGAGCAGGCAGATGACACTTGTCAGGGGAACAGGCATAGAAAGGAcccctgtgggggtgggggacatagAGCCTCAAAAGAAATAGGGAAGGGGCTTTGACGGATCCAGGGAGCATCCCTGAGGTTTCTTAGCCCAATTCCAACCAGCCATGTCCCAGGtgtccctcccccagcacccaACCGTCTGCAGTGCCAGCTCAATGCCCTGGGCAAAACATCCTGGACTCTGGCTGTTACAAGAGGAGGACAGGGTCATCTGGACCCGCCTGAACTCCAGGCCCCCCACTTTCACAGCCCCTTCTGGGTCCACAGGTTCATAcgtatataaatgaaaaatgtgcAAGAATCATATTACTGTATTCTTTTTCATAAAGAGGCCCCTCTAAATTGTTGAAGCCCCGATTCACCCCTGCCCAAAGGAGACAGCAATGGCATGTGTGGGGCCGTGGCCTTGAGACCCAGAGGTCCTGCTGCCCATGGTACCCACTGCCCACCCTAGGGGGACTGGCCATAGCCCTGGAGCCCGCAAACACCATGCAGGAACGCAAGAGGGTCTCAGCTCCCGAGTCCCAGGCTGGGAGGGCCCACAGTCCAGTAAACTAATCAGGCCCCAACACATCCAGTAGAGCAGCTCCGGGAGCCTGCACTGGGGAGAGGGCATCAGACCACTGCCCCAGGCCTGCACCCCAGAAGTAGGAGCATGGGAAGACCTCTCCTTGGCTCCTGGCCAGTGGAAGTCACATTCCCCAGCCCTCTGGCTCCAAGGCAGCCTCATGTCCCAGTCACTCCTTGGCCCACCCCACCGGTTGGTCAGAGCTCACTGCCAAAGGGCACCTCAGTGATGAGTGGAGGGAACAGGTGTTTACCAGGAGCTTGCATGCTTTGTCTCAGGGATGATTAGGGACACAGCCAAGAAGGCACgctatgcccattttacagatgaggaaacggaggctcagGTTGGGCTGGTGACTAAGGGAAGCAGCATGTGGCAGGTGGCTTGAGGCATGTCTGTCCATCATGAGTAACTAGGGAGCAGCCCTGCCACTCCTCATGCGATGCACCAGGAGCCAGGGAAGCTGCTTTCTAGGGGATTCTAGCTAAGGCCAGAAGCATCTCCCTGAGTGGTGGTGGAGGCCTCTGTCTACTCCTCCAGGACTGCCAGGGGGTAGGAGGGCACCGCTGACCTCACAGAGCCTCTTGGGTGAGTGAGCATCAGCTGAGTGGCACCAGGTGACTATGCTTCTGCTCAGTGCTGTGCCCCCTTCTGCCTCGGGCAAGGCACCACCGTGAATGCCCCACCTGTCCCATGGAGGCCGCAAACTGCTCTGCAGAGCCAGGGTCTCCAGGAATGGGGAGGGCAGTCACCCTCACTCCACTTGTGTTTGTGACCCAAAGGACTGCCCAGGTCTCCAGGCCCGTAGAACCCCCAAACCCCTGACTGGTCCACACTGGGGACCTTGAGCAGCAGACTTAGAATCCTAG
This region of Gorilla gorilla gorilla isolate KB3781 chromosome 8, NHGRI_mGorGor1-v2.1_pri, whole genome shotgun sequence genomic DNA includes:
- the LOC129525008 gene encoding arf-GAP with GTPase, ANK repeat and PH domain-containing protein 5-like isoform X1, yielding MGNILTCRVHPSVSLEFDQQQRSVCPSESEIYEAGAGDRMAGAPMAAAVQPAEVTVEVGEDLHMHHIRDREMPEALEFNLSANPESSTIFQRNSQTDALEFNPSANPEASTIFQRNSQTDVVEIRRSNSTNHVSTERFSQQYSSCSTIFLDDSTASQHYLTMTIIFVTLEIPHHITQRDADRSLRTLDEQLHSFAVSTVHITKKRNGGGSLNNYSSSIPSTPSTSQEDLQFSVPPTANTPTPVCKQSMRWSNLFTSEKGSDPDKERKAPENHADTIGSGRAIPIKQGMLLKRSGKWLKTWKKKYVTLCSNGMLTYYSSLGDYMKNIHKKEIDLQTSTIKVPGKWPSLATSACAPISSSKSNGLSQDVDTGLGDSICFSPSISSTTSPKLNPPPSPHANKKKHLKKKSTNNFMIVSATGQTWHFEATTYEERDAWVQAIQSQILASLQSCESSKSKSQLTSQSEAMALQSIQNMRGNSHCVDCETQNPKWASLNLGVLMCIECSGIHRSLGTRLSRVRSLDLDDWPVELRKVMLSIGNDLANSIWEGSSQGQTKPSVKSTREEKERWIHSKYEEKLFLAPLPCTELSLGQRLLRATADEDLRTAILLLAHGSREEVNETCGEGDGCTALHLACRKGNVVLVQLLIWYGVDVMARDAHGNTALTYARQASSQECINVLLQYSCPDECV
- the LOC129525008 gene encoding arf-GAP with GTPase, ANK repeat and PH domain-containing protein 5-like isoform X2; protein product: MAGAPMAAAVQPAEVTVEVGEDLHMHHIRDREMPEALEFNLSANPESSTIFQRNSQTDALEFNPSANPEASTIFQRNSQTDVVEIRRSNSTNHVSTERFSQQYSSCSTIFLDDSTASQHYLTMTIIFVTLEIPHHITQRDADRSLRTLDEQLHSFAVSTVHITKKRNGGGSLNNYSSSIPSTPSTSQEDLQFSVPPTANTPTPVCKQSMRWSNLFTSEKGSDPDKERKAPENHADTIGSGRAIPIKQGMLLKRSGKWLKTWKKKYVTLCSNGMLTYYSSLGDYMKNIHKKEIDLQTSTIKVPGKWPSLATSACAPISSSKSNGLSQDVDTGLGDSICFSPSISSTTSPKLNPPPSPHANKKKHLKKKSTNNFMIVSATGQTWHFEATTYEERDAWVQAIQSQILASLQSCESSKSKSQLTSQSEAMALQSIQNMRGNSHCVDCETQNPKWASLNLGVLMCIECSGIHRSLGTRLSRVRSLDLDDWPVELRKVMLSIGNDLANSIWEGSSQGQTKPSVKSTREEKERWIHSKYEEKLFLAPLPCTELSLGQRLLRATADEDLRTAILLLAHGSREEVNETCGEGDGCTALHLACRKGNVVLVQLLIWYGVDVMARDAHGNTALTYARQASSQECINVLLQYSCPDECV